The region AGGGGATCGCCTCTGAAAAGAAATCGCCTAAACGGCGGAAATAGTGGGCGGCGGCTATTCCTTCAAAGCCGCGCACGAGATCGGGGGTCTCGGCCGCGAGGGCCTGATCGGCAAGGTCGCGTAAGGCTTCGCAGGCAGCGACTTGATCGGACGCGTCTGAGATTCCGCGGTTGGCGGCGAGTCGCTGCAAGACGCGGCGGCCATTGCGAATTTTGGCGTGGATCAACCGGCGCGCCACGGCCAGCGAGAAGACCGGATCAGTGCCGGACTCGTATTGCCGGATGCGACGCCCGGCATTCAGATTGTTGTCGGGCAGCAGGCTCCCGCGCCAGCGGCCGTGCCGAGTGATAAAGAAACAGGGAATGCCCTCGTCCATCAGACGGGTCAGCACGGGCAGGGTGACTGCGGGCCTTCCCACGACCAACACCCGCTCGATATCGAACAGCGGGACCTGACTGGTCTCCTGGCGCTCGCCCTGTTCATCGCTGACGCGATAGATCACCTCGACCCGCTTCGATTGGAGGGTTACGCGCAAGGTGTCGCCGTTGAGGATGAGGGAGGCCATGGTTTTTTTGGGGACGCAGGACGCGGGACTCCAGACGCAGGAACGGTTACGGGGAGTGGTCGAAGATGAGCACATCGCCGGAAACCGGACTGGTGTAGGTGAGACGGCGGGCGCGGCCGTGGAGCGCATGGGCCAGCCGCAGGTAGAGCCAGAGAGGCGCGGGGCCGGTAAGCGTGACATCGCCGCCTGGCGGAATGGCGGCGCAGGCCGACGCGACATAGGCGTCGAGCTGCGCCAGCTTGGCGGTTCCATTGGCGGCATAGAG is a window of Lentisphaerota bacterium DNA encoding:
- the cas1 gene encoding CRISPR-associated endonuclease Cas1; translation: MRSTAAPAVSPTPVRFPAMCSSSTTPRNRSCVWSPASCVPKKTMASLILNGDTLRVTLQSKRVEVIYRVSDEQGERQETSQVPLFDIERVLVVGRPAVTLPVLTRLMDEGIPCFFITRHGRWRGSLLPDNNLNAGRRIRQYESGTDPVFSLAVARRLIHAKIRNGRRVLQRLAANRGISDASDQVAACEALRDLADQALAAETPDLVRGFEGIAAAHYFRRLGDFFSEAIPFTNRNRRPPRDPANALLSFAYTVLLGEVEGAIRAHGLDAGIGCLHCDRVNTPSLALDLMEPLRPAVADLLVLNLVNHNMVNPDADFEVNSDDGGVYLSETGRKVFFVMYEQAMTRRFAPSKGAPHTDLRKVIDDQVCAYIRVLESGSEEVFFLLP